The following coding sequences lie in one Candidatus Eremiobacterota bacterium genomic window:
- a CDS encoding sigma-70 family RNA polymerase sigma factor, with amino-acid sequence MERGLVERARSEDAALEALVAAMWPQAFRLAASILRDRGLAEDVAQDACAAIVRSLPALKNPGAFPAWFYKIVVRHALSEGRRRRPAEPLEALQRRCVNDPSDFLALEEAMASLTPLARAVVLLHYYAGFSSVEIGESTQLPASTVRFHLMLARRALRKALSATRAPDLLAEARDNV; translated from the coding sequence GTGGAACGCGGGCTCGTCGAGCGGGCCCGATCCGAAGATGCAGCACTCGAAGCGCTGGTCGCCGCAATGTGGCCGCAGGCATTTCGTTTGGCCGCGAGCATTCTCCGCGATCGCGGGCTCGCCGAAGACGTAGCGCAGGACGCCTGCGCCGCGATCGTGCGATCGCTTCCGGCCCTCAAAAATCCCGGCGCGTTTCCGGCGTGGTTCTATAAGATCGTCGTCAGGCACGCCCTTTCCGAAGGCCGCCGCCGGCGGCCGGCAGAGCCGCTTGAGGCACTTCAAAGGCGATGCGTCAACGACCCCAGCGATTTCCTCGCGCTTGAGGAGGCAATGGCATCGCTGACACCGCTCGCGCGTGCGGTCGTGCTGCTCCACTATTATGCGGGTTTTAGCAGTGTGGAGATCGGCGAAAGCACGCAACTGCCCGCCTCCACGGTTCGTTTTCATCTGATGCTCGCCCGGCGAGCGCTGCGAAAAGCACTCTCGGCGACGCGAGCGCCGGATCTCCTTGCGGAGGCACGCGACAATGTTTAG
- a CDS encoding YceI family protein → MRKAALFTLWSLAWAASASALAAETWTVDPVHSTAQFTARHFGIVPVIGTIPIVKASVQLNSGSQIPVTVSASLDASKLDTRNDMRDSDLRSDHFFNASATPTIEFVSTKIVGTDPAHFTIAGNLTMHGQTHPVSLDARVLASGKSPRGRPIIAYAARGTIDRTQWGMTYGAVVVSNNIDLSIDVEADGPQP, encoded by the coding sequence GTGAGAAAAGCAGCTTTATTTACTCTTTGGTCCCTCGCGTGGGCCGCGTCCGCGTCGGCCTTGGCCGCCGAAACCTGGACGGTGGATCCAGTCCACTCGACCGCGCAGTTCACGGCGCGCCACTTCGGCATCGTTCCGGTCATCGGTACCATTCCGATCGTCAAAGCGTCGGTGCAACTCAATTCCGGATCGCAGATCCCCGTCACGGTATCGGCGAGCCTCGACGCATCAAAGCTCGATACCCGGAACGACATGCGCGATAGCGATCTTCGTTCGGATCATTTTTTCAACGCCTCGGCCACACCCACCATTGAATTCGTCAGCACCAAGATCGTCGGCACCGATCCGGCCCACTTCACGATTGCCGGCAATCTGACGATGCACGGCCAGACTCATCCCGTCTCGCTCGACGCGCGCGTGCTGGCCTCCGGCAAGTCGCCGCGCGGCCGCCCGATTATCGCCTACGCGGCAAGGGGGACGATCGACCGAACGCAGTGGGGCATGACCTACGGAGCGGTGGTCGTCAGTAACAATATCGACCTGTCGATCGACGTGGAGGCCGACGGCCCGCAACCGTGA